In Sporosarcina psychrophila, a genomic segment contains:
- a CDS encoding ROK family transcriptional regulator, with amino-acid sequence MDANQTWNHHVVKKGNKSLVLDKIKNNSPISRAAVANQTGLNKGTVSSLVSELLEDHLIYESGPGESSGGRRPVMLLFNNSAGYSIGIDLGVNYLLGVLTDLDGNIFQEKVMTFKNLSYNEIEEQLFNTIDSLISSVPPSPHGIVGIGVGVPGIVDNSGEVLLAPNLNWTNVNLKSILQKKYNLPVIIENEANAGAYGEKKFGAGKEFENIIYVSAGIGIGVGLILNGSLYKGSNGFSGELGHMTIQVNGSKCRCGNDGCWELYASEQALINNAGLLDIPLPSNKEGDLNNLLTLAENGNKEVIKLFEQTGDYLGVGINNIINIFNPQQVIIGNRMASSKKWLEESLNTRVANQALWFQRSDLQIDFSELSTLSSALGVAAFSIENFLSVSIQQRSIIQI; translated from the coding sequence ATGGATGCTAATCAAACTTGGAATCATCATGTAGTCAAAAAAGGCAATAAATCTTTAGTTTTAGATAAAATTAAAAATAACTCCCCTATTTCAAGGGCTGCTGTTGCAAATCAAACTGGTTTAAACAAAGGAACTGTCTCATCCTTAGTGAGCGAATTACTAGAGGATCACTTAATCTATGAGTCTGGTCCAGGTGAATCTAGCGGCGGGAGAAGACCTGTCATGTTATTATTTAACAATTCAGCTGGCTATTCGATAGGAATAGATCTAGGGGTGAATTACTTACTTGGCGTTTTAACTGACCTAGACGGAAATATTTTTCAAGAGAAAGTAATGACTTTTAAGAACCTTTCTTATAATGAAATTGAAGAACAATTATTTAACACCATCGATTCCCTAATTTCTTCTGTGCCACCTAGCCCTCACGGAATCGTTGGAATCGGTGTTGGTGTACCGGGAATAGTTGATAATAGTGGGGAAGTTTTGCTAGCGCCAAATCTAAACTGGACAAACGTTAATTTAAAGTCAATTTTACAAAAAAAATATAACCTTCCAGTCATTATTGAAAACGAGGCAAATGCTGGTGCCTACGGAGAGAAGAAATTTGGTGCTGGAAAAGAGTTTGAAAATATCATTTATGTAAGTGCTGGGATTGGAATAGGTGTCGGACTTATTCTTAATGGTTCTTTGTATAAAGGGTCCAATGGTTTTTCTGGTGAGCTTGGCCATATGACAATACAAGTTAATGGTTCTAAATGTCGTTGTGGAAATGATGGTTGTTGGGAATTGTATGCGTCAGAACAAGCATTAATCAATAACGCTGGACTGTTAGATATCCCCCTCCCTTCTAACAAAGAAGGCGACTTAAATAATTTATTAACTCTCGCAGAGAATGGCAATAAAGAGGTTATCAAACTATTTGAACAAACTGGGGACTATTTAGGTGTAGGCATAAATAACATTATTAATATCTTTAATCCACAACAAGTGATTATTGGTAACCGGATGGCCTCTTCTAAAAAGTGGCTAGAGGAATCTTTGAATACAAGAGTAGCTAACCAAGCTCTATGGTTTCAACGAAGTGATTTACAAATTGATTTTTCGGAGTTATCCACACTCTCGTCCGCATTA
- a CDS encoding extracellular solute-binding protein, with protein sequence MRKKKAFTILLSTFVLSLLLVGCSDSGKTSSDTEIKFMHLWPEGSSKQHHEIVSEIIADFEKEHEGVKIDLEVLSNEQYKDKLKVLSTSKELPDVGMTWAAGFLEPYVGGNMFAPLDDLIDKELSDTFIPGTVEAYAIDGVTYGLPLELNIATIYYNKTMFAEHNLEAPETFEELENVINVFKADGIQPIALGNKDPWTGSLWYMYLADRIGGAEVLNKAIDRSGTFEDPALIEAAEKVQNLVDMGAFVKGFNGLSDEEAKSMFMNEQAPMYLIATWDLPNYTTNEDVPQEFRDSVEYLKFPTVDGKGDMNSFIGGPGVGLFVAEDSDVKEEAKEFAAFFVKQWGEKSVTKAGVIPASKVDAGSLDLPQMYIDILDELNSASNITMFADVQMSPSVAQVHLDAIQALFGNQMTPEEFAKAHEEALSK encoded by the coding sequence ATGAGGAAAAAGAAAGCGTTTACAATTCTGTTATCCACTTTTGTTTTGTCTTTATTATTAGTAGGTTGTTCAGATTCAGGTAAAACATCTAGTGATACTGAAATAAAGTTTATGCATCTATGGCCCGAGGGGAGCTCTAAACAGCATCATGAAATTGTAAGTGAAATTATTGCTGATTTTGAAAAGGAACATGAAGGTGTCAAAATTGATTTAGAAGTGTTAAGCAATGAGCAATACAAAGATAAGTTAAAGGTTCTATCAACATCTAAAGAATTACCAGACGTTGGAATGACTTGGGCAGCAGGATTTTTAGAACCCTATGTAGGTGGTAATATGTTTGCTCCATTAGATGATCTTATTGATAAAGAATTAAGCGATACGTTCATTCCAGGAACTGTAGAGGCTTATGCAATAGATGGGGTGACTTACGGTCTTCCACTAGAATTGAACATTGCGACAATATATTATAATAAAACTATGTTTGCAGAGCATAATCTCGAAGCACCAGAAACATTTGAGGAACTAGAAAATGTAATTAATGTATTTAAGGCAGATGGAATACAACCTATCGCTTTAGGTAACAAAGATCCTTGGACAGGTTCGTTATGGTATATGTATCTAGCAGACCGAATTGGTGGTGCTGAAGTCCTTAATAAAGCGATCGATAGATCCGGTACTTTCGAGGATCCAGCATTAATTGAAGCAGCAGAAAAAGTACAAAACCTTGTTGATATGGGGGCATTTGTCAAAGGATTTAATGGTCTTTCTGATGAAGAAGCGAAAAGTATGTTTATGAATGAACAAGCACCAATGTATTTAATTGCAACATGGGATTTACCAAATTACACAACAAATGAAGATGTACCTCAAGAATTTAGAGATTCTGTAGAGTATCTCAAGTTTCCAACTGTGGATGGAAAGGGAGATATGAATAGTTTTATTGGGGGACCTGGAGTTGGATTATTTGTTGCGGAAGATTCTGATGTAAAAGAAGAAGCTAAAGAATTTGCCGCATTTTTTGTTAAACAATGGGGCGAGAAATCTGTCACAAAAGCTGGCGTTATTCCAGCATCAAAAGTGGATGCTGGATCCTTAGACCTGCCACAAATGTATATCGATATATTGGATGAACTTAATTCAGCAAGCAATATTACTATGTTTGCTGACGTTCAAATGAGTCCAAGTGTAGCACAAGTGCATTTAGATGCGATTCAAGCACTTTTTGGGAATCAAATGACACCTGAAGAGTTTGCGAAAGCGCACGAAGAAGCCCTTTCGAAATAG
- a CDS encoding carbohydrate ABC transporter permease — MNKVMSNKLYIALYILPALLLITVLIFIPLILTGYYGLMDWDGIGAKKFIGLENYINGIKDLKFWSSAYHSFLLAIFSTMSLALYLLVSLILASKIKGADLLRKIYLIPMLLSSVAIAQLWIKVYNPSNGILNAILIKIGIDNPPAWLAEPSLVLFAIFIPILWQYAGFYILIYYAALKNIPESMIEAAKIDGASAFQIALRIKLPLIKEVVSVTVVLAIVGSLKYFDLIYVMTGGGPNGASEVMASYMYKLAFSSYDFGYGSAIGFLLLIITLVVTLVVRKFTTSNEPIEY; from the coding sequence ATGAATAAAGTAATGTCAAATAAGCTATATATAGCACTTTATATTTTACCAGCACTCCTGTTGATTACTGTACTAATATTTATTCCATTAATCCTTACGGGTTACTATGGATTAATGGACTGGGACGGCATTGGTGCAAAGAAATTTATTGGATTAGAAAATTATATTAATGGGATTAAGGATCTCAAATTTTGGAGTAGTGCTTATCATTCGTTTTTACTAGCAATTTTCTCGACAATGAGCTTAGCGCTATATTTGTTAGTTTCATTAATATTGGCATCCAAAATAAAAGGCGCTGATTTACTGAGGAAAATATACCTGATTCCAATGCTTTTGTCTTCAGTTGCAATCGCTCAACTTTGGATCAAAGTATACAATCCGTCGAATGGTATTTTAAATGCTATTCTTATCAAAATAGGGATTGATAATCCGCCCGCGTGGTTGGCCGAGCCATCACTAGTATTATTTGCTATTTTCATACCAATTTTGTGGCAATATGCTGGATTTTATATTTTGATTTACTATGCAGCACTTAAAAATATTCCTGAATCGATGATAGAGGCAGCGAAAATTGATGGTGCATCTGCTTTTCAAATTGCTCTTAGGATTAAGCTACCTCTAATTAAAGAAGTAGTAAGCGTCACAGTCGTATTAGCTATTGTTGGATCACTAAAGTACTTCGATTTGATTTATGTTATGACTGGTGGAGGACCAAATGGAGCGAGTGAGGTTATGGCGTCCTATATGTATAAACTAGCTTTTTCAAGTTATGATTTTGGATATGGAAGTGCCATTGGATTCTTATTGTTGATCATTACCTTAGTAGTAACGTTAGTTGTTCGGAAATTTACTACTTCCAACGAGCCAATAGAATATTAG
- a CDS encoding carbohydrate ABC transporter permease yields the protein MGRIGYFFLYVCLAAVALFQILPIIWLFIFSLKDNKEIFAGSPFALPSEFRWENYQKVWDGGIGIYFFNSVWITGLAIILTVLFASMATFAITRMKWKLSGFVLGLFMVGLMIPIHSALIPLFSMFLSVDLIDNPFAVVITYTAYNLPITMMILLGFYYTLPREIEEAAIIDGSSVHRLFFQIILPMTVPVMSTTVVINMIYNWNEFVFVNTFISSEKYKTLTVGIQNFIGQYMTDWGAIGATLIISVLPIIVAFIFFSNKVVEGISASAVKG from the coding sequence ATGGGTCGCATTGGTTACTTTTTTCTTTACGTTTGTCTAGCAGCTGTAGCGTTGTTCCAGATACTCCCAATAATATGGCTTTTCATTTTCTCATTAAAAGATAATAAAGAGATATTTGCTGGATCACCATTTGCTCTACCGTCGGAGTTTAGATGGGAAAACTACCAAAAGGTTTGGGATGGTGGAATAGGCATTTATTTCTTCAATAGTGTTTGGATTACTGGTCTAGCGATTATCCTAACAGTATTGTTTGCGAGCATGGCAACTTTCGCAATTACAAGAATGAAATGGAAGTTAAGCGGTTTCGTATTGGGGTTGTTTATGGTTGGACTAATGATTCCAATACACTCTGCTTTGATACCACTTTTCAGTATGTTCTTAAGCGTAGACTTAATTGATAATCCTTTCGCTGTTGTCATTACATATACGGCTTATAATTTACCAATCACAATGATGATATTACTCGGCTTTTATTACACATTGCCTCGTGAAATAGAAGAAGCCGCAATTATAGATGGATCTTCAGTTCATCGATTGTTTTTCCAAATTATTCTTCCGATGACTGTGCCAGTAATGTCTACTACTGTGGTTATTAATATGATTTATAATTGGAATGAATTTGTATTTGTAAATACGTTTATAAGTTCAGAAAAATATAAAACATTAACAGTAGGTATTCAAAACTTTATTGGGCAATATATGACAGACTGGGGAGCAATCGGAGCAACGTTAATCATTAGTGTGTTACCAATTATTGTTGCATTCATCTTCTTTAGTAATAAAGTCGTTGAAGGGATTTCTGCTAGTGCAGTGAAAGGGTAA
- a CDS encoding YesL family protein: MNPTSGFIYNVFEWITRFAYLNLLWILFSLAGGIIFGFFPATIAMFAITREWLKGNTEKPILKAFWEYYRRDFLKSNLLGIFISIIVFLITIDIIYIQGNTNGDLTWTYIPLFAFMLLFIMLLFYIFPAFVHYDIKVQYVMKNSFFIMLINPFNSLLIILCLVPLFFIMKSFPALAFIFGGSSYAYITMWVSLHAFNKTNKKNGNPVNIEN; the protein is encoded by the coding sequence ATGAATCCTACTAGTGGCTTTATTTATAACGTTTTTGAATGGATAACAAGGTTTGCCTATTTAAATTTATTGTGGATACTTTTTTCATTAGCAGGCGGAATAATTTTCGGCTTTTTCCCAGCTACTATAGCAATGTTTGCAATAACCAGAGAATGGTTAAAAGGAAATACAGAAAAGCCAATTTTAAAAGCCTTTTGGGAATACTATCGGAGAGACTTCTTAAAAAGCAATCTTTTGGGAATATTTATTAGTATAATAGTCTTCTTAATTACGATTGATATTATTTACATTCAAGGTAATACTAACGGGGATTTAACATGGACATATATACCTTTATTTGCATTTATGTTACTTTTCATTATGTTATTATTTTATATCTTTCCTGCCTTTGTTCATTACGATATAAAAGTACAATATGTTATGAAAAACAGCTTTTTTATTATGTTAATAAACCCCTTCAATAGTTTATTGATAATACTCTGTCTTGTACCACTCTTTTTTATTATGAAAAGTTTTCCTGCCTTGGCATTCATATTTGGTGGAAGTTCATACGCATACATAACAATGTGGGTCAGTTTACATGCTTTTAATAAAACGAATAAGAAAAATGGCAATCCCGTTAATATCGAGAATTAA